From the genome of Methanobacterium formicicum, one region includes:
- the moaA gene encoding GTP 3',8-cyclase MoaA, with amino-acid sequence MKTDNFQRPIISLRISITNRCNIRCFYCHHDGIIPQKYEMTPQEIERIAKIAKNIGIQKIRLSGGEPLIRKDIVDITSRVSSLNFKDVAITTNGTLLEKYASPLKKAGLNRVNVSFDTLNPETYRFITKSDYVDQVKKGIIKAVEVGLYPVKVNMVVMRDLNHDEVWDMFQFCKDNGAILQIIELLKAESCPDEDFFDDYHYDIGIIEDELTKKATDIKTRAFMQDRKKYFLEGGEIEVVRPMDNTEFCKNCTRLRITPDGNLKPCLLRNDNLVDLMEPMRQGASDEALEELFTQAILNRTPFYGKC; translated from the coding sequence ATGAAAACCGATAACTTTCAGAGGCCAATAATATCCCTCCGTATCTCCATAACCAACCGTTGTAATATCCGATGTTTTTACTGCCACCATGATGGCATAATACCCCAAAAATATGAGATGACCCCTCAAGAGATTGAAAGGATCGCTAAAATAGCCAAAAATATAGGTATTCAGAAAATTAGGCTTTCCGGGGGCGAACCACTCATAAGGAAGGATATAGTTGACATCACTTCCCGAGTATCCTCTTTGAATTTCAAGGACGTGGCCATCACCACCAACGGCACACTGCTGGAAAAATACGCATCTCCCCTAAAAAAAGCGGGGTTAAACCGGGTAAATGTGAGTTTTGACACTTTAAATCCTGAAACCTATCGTTTCATCACCAAAAGTGACTACGTTGACCAGGTGAAAAAGGGAATCATCAAGGCCGTTGAAGTGGGGCTGTACCCAGTTAAGGTGAACATGGTGGTGATGCGAGACTTAAACCACGATGAAGTGTGGGATATGTTCCAGTTCTGCAAGGATAACGGAGCTATTCTCCAGATCATTGAACTTCTAAAGGCTGAAAGCTGTCCTGATGAGGATTTCTTTGATGATTACCATTATGACATTGGGATCATCGAAGATGAACTGACTAAAAAGGCTACTGATATAAAGACCAGGGCATTTATGCAGGATCGAAAGAAGTACTTCCTGGAAGGTGGGGAGATTGAAGTGGTCCGCCCCATGGATAACACCGAGTTCTGTAAAAACTGTACCCGCCTGAGGATAACACCAGATGGTAATCTAAAACCCTGCCTACTTAGAAATGACAATCTAGTGGATCTAATGGAGCCCATGAGACAGGGGGCATCTGATGAAGCTCTGGAAGAACTATTCACCCAGGCCATACTCAACCGAACTCCATTCTACGGTAAGTGTTGA
- a CDS encoding formate/nitrite transporter family protein, which yields MESSFKSPADTAKACVGVAALKEKAPLSNLIVLSFLAGAYIAFGGLLAEVATGGMAAAGWPTGLVKLVFGGVFPVGLMLVVIAGSELFTGNCMYMPMGILQGEASVMGTIKNWVGSWVFNLVGALFVAYVLAYLTGILTAEPWAATAVTIAKTKALGGAQFIAAGKTVTSLSWMQVFWRAIGCNWLVCLAVYLAVASDDVIGKIFGIWFPIMAFVCIGFEHVVANMFFIPVGIFIGGVTWSQFFINNMIPATLGNIVGGAIFVGCIYWFTYLRGTNKAKA from the coding sequence ATGGAATCGTCGTTTAAATCACCTGCAGACACCGCCAAGGCATGTGTTGGTGTGGCAGCGTTGAAAGAAAAAGCCCCTCTAAGTAATTTAATTGTTTTGAGCTTTCTAGCTGGGGCTTACATTGCATTTGGAGGACTTCTAGCTGAAGTAGCCACCGGAGGAATGGCTGCTGCTGGTTGGCCAACCGGCTTAGTAAAGTTAGTCTTTGGTGGAGTGTTCCCCGTGGGACTGATGCTGGTGGTCATAGCCGGTTCAGAACTGTTCACTGGAAACTGTATGTACATGCCCATGGGAATACTTCAGGGAGAAGCAAGTGTCATGGGTACCATTAAAAACTGGGTAGGAAGTTGGGTCTTCAACCTAGTAGGTGCATTATTTGTAGCATATGTACTGGCATACCTCACCGGTATCCTAACTGCAGAACCATGGGCCGCAACCGCAGTCACCATTGCTAAAACCAAAGCACTAGGTGGAGCACAGTTTATAGCAGCAGGAAAAACTGTTACATCTCTAAGCTGGATGCAAGTGTTCTGGAGAGCAATCGGCTGTAACTGGCTGGTTTGTCTGGCAGTTTACCTGGCAGTTGCCTCAGATGATGTAATAGGCAAAATCTTTGGAATATGGTTCCCCATAATGGCTTTTGTATGTATAGGATTCGAGCACGTTGTTGCAAATATGTTCTTTATACCTGTGGGAATTTTCATAGGCGGAGTAACCTGGTCCCAGTTCTTCATCAACAACATGATACCAGCTACCTTAGGTAACATCGTTGGTGGAGCAATATTCGTGGGATGTATTTACTGGTTCACCTACCTGCGGGGAACAAATAAAGCTAAAGCATAG
- the fdhF gene encoding formate dehydrogenase subunit alpha, producing MDIKYVPTICPYCGVGCGMNLVVKDEKVVGVEPWKRHPVNEGKLCPKGNFCYEIIHREDRLTTPLIKENGEFREATWDEAYDLIASKLGAYDPNEIGFFCCARSPNENIYVNQKFARIVVGTHNIDHCARLCHGPTVAGLAASFGSGAMTNSYASFEDADLIFSIGANSLEAHPLVGRKLMRAKMNGAYFIVADPRYTPTAKQADQYIPFKTGTDVALMNAMMNVIISEGLEDKEFIEKRTKNYEELKEVVSKYTPEMAEEITQVPADVIRDIAIKYAKADKAAIVYSLGITEHSHGVDNVMQTANLAMLTGNIGRLGTGVNPLRGQNNVQGACDMGALPTDYPGYRKVADQEVMEDVTCTWGCSDLGCEPGLKIPEMIDAAAKGDLKVLYITGEDPVISDPDTHHVEEALNNLDFFVVQDIFMTDTAEFADVVLPAACWAEQEGTFTNGERRVQLIRKAVDAPGESKYDWEIFCDLAKKMGADPEMFTYESAQDIFEEVRTVTPQYAGMNRERLDRPEALHWPCPSEDHPGTAMMHIEKFAHPDGLGIFMPLEEQGPMETPDDEYPLILTTTRLLFHYHAAMTRRAATLDREVPTGYVEINTEDAAELGIANKEKVKVKSRRGEIEIAARVTDDIVKGIVNIPMHFRECSANILTNAAAIDPKSGMPEYKACAVAISKMEGSK from the coding sequence ATGGATATTAAATACGTACCGACAATATGTCCCTACTGCGGTGTTGGATGTGGTATGAACCTCGTAGTTAAGGACGAAAAAGTCGTAGGGGTAGAACCCTGGAAACGACACCCGGTAAACGAGGGAAAATTATGTCCCAAGGGAAATTTCTGTTACGAAATCATCCACCGGGAAGACCGATTAACCACCCCCCTTATAAAAGAAAATGGGGAATTTAGAGAAGCAACTTGGGATGAAGCATACGATTTGATTGCATCCAAACTGGGTGCATACGACCCTAATGAAATTGGTTTCTTCTGTTGCGCCCGATCCCCTAACGAAAACATTTACGTGAACCAGAAATTTGCACGAATCGTCGTGGGAACCCACAACATTGACCACTGTGCACGACTCTGCCACGGCCCAACTGTAGCCGGACTGGCCGCATCCTTTGGTTCGGGAGCCATGACCAACTCCTATGCCAGTTTTGAAGACGCAGATCTCATATTCTCCATTGGGGCCAACAGCCTGGAAGCCCACCCCCTGGTGGGAAGAAAGTTAATGCGGGCCAAAATGAACGGAGCATACTTCATTGTGGCTGACCCCCGATACACCCCAACTGCTAAACAGGCTGACCAGTACATTCCATTCAAGACTGGAACTGACGTGGCCTTAATGAATGCCATGATGAACGTTATAATCAGCGAAGGCCTGGAAGACAAGGAGTTCATAGAAAAGAGAACCAAAAACTATGAAGAACTGAAAGAAGTGGTATCCAAGTACACTCCTGAAATGGCCGAAGAAATAACCCAGGTCCCTGCCGATGTCATCCGAGACATAGCCATAAAATACGCTAAAGCAGATAAAGCAGCTATTGTTTACTCACTGGGTATAACTGAACACTCTCACGGTGTGGACAACGTTATGCAAACCGCCAACCTGGCCATGCTCACTGGAAATATCGGAAGACTGGGAACCGGAGTAAACCCTCTAAGAGGACAAAACAACGTTCAAGGTGCCTGTGATATGGGAGCACTCCCTACCGACTACCCCGGATATCGAAAAGTAGCTGATCAAGAAGTGATGGAAGACGTTACCTGCACCTGGGGATGCAGCGACCTTGGATGCGAGCCTGGACTGAAGATCCCAGAAATGATAGACGCCGCAGCCAAAGGTGACCTGAAAGTTCTCTACATCACCGGTGAAGACCCTGTGATCTCTGACCCCGACACCCACCACGTGGAAGAAGCCCTGAACAATCTGGACTTCTTTGTGGTACAGGACATATTCATGACTGACACCGCAGAATTCGCCGATGTAGTATTACCTGCTGCCTGCTGGGCTGAACAGGAAGGAACATTCACCAACGGTGAAAGAAGAGTTCAACTCATAAGAAAAGCAGTGGACGCACCTGGAGAATCCAAATACGACTGGGAAATATTCTGTGACCTGGCCAAAAAGATGGGAGCAGACCCTGAAATGTTCACCTACGAATCTGCCCAGGACATATTCGAAGAAGTCCGAACCGTCACCCCACAGTACGCCGGTATGAACCGGGAAAGACTGGATAGACCAGAAGCACTGCACTGGCCTTGCCCATCAGAAGACCACCCTGGAACCGCCATGATGCACATTGAAAAATTCGCCCACCCTGACGGACTGGGAATATTCATGCCTCTGGAAGAACAGGGTCCAATGGAAACCCCCGACGATGAATACCCACTAATATTAACCACCACCCGACTGCTGTTCCACTATCACGCCGCCATGACCCGAAGAGCAGCAACACTGGATCGTGAAGTACCAACAGGATACGTGGAAATAAACACTGAAGACGCAGCAGAACTTGGAATAGCCAACAAAGAAAAAGTCAAAGTTAAATCAAGAAGAGGAGAAATCGAAATAGCGGCCAGAGTCACCGACGACATTGTTAAAGGAATAGTAAACATTCCTATGCACTTTAGAGAATGTTCTGCAAACATCTTAACCAACGCAGCGGCAATAGACCCTAAATCTGGAATGCCAGAGTACAAGGCATGTGCGGTTGCCATATCCAAAATGGAGGGATCCAAATGA
- a CDS encoding Coenzyme F420 hydrogenase/dehydrogenase, beta subunit C-terminal domain encodes MINTNDMFYAKSSDAEIAEAGEYGGAVTTLLKFLLKEGIVDAVLAVDSSADLYDVVPILIEDPEDVVKAAGSLHFGTLNLAKVVTRYLDGAQDMKIAVTVKPCDAMTMVELMKREKVNADNVIMVGLNCGGTMPPVKGRQMMEEFYEVDPDSVVKEEIAKGKLIVETEDGTEKEIPIDELEDEGFGRRTNCRRCEVNIPRMADLACGNWGVIGPLAGKATFIEVCSPKGAEVLEKAKEAGVIDLEDPIPKGIEIREKIDGAMVKLADKWQGNDWEDKAGREIFSVLTEYMDDFSRCLKCYGCREACPICYCEDCCLEANNGPDWLSKGEIPPSPMFHLERMLHMVESCTNCGQCEEVCPGEIPLAKIWHEVNAKMKDTFGYVKGTGDEKPPIAYFPVGK; translated from the coding sequence ATGATCAATACCAACGACATGTTCTATGCCAAATCCTCTGATGCAGAAATTGCCGAAGCCGGAGAATACGGAGGAGCTGTCACCACACTACTAAAATTCTTACTGAAAGAAGGAATAGTAGACGCAGTTCTGGCTGTGGACAGTAGTGCAGACCTCTACGACGTGGTTCCTATCTTAATAGAAGATCCAGAAGATGTGGTAAAAGCAGCAGGTTCACTTCACTTCGGAACACTCAACCTGGCTAAAGTAGTTACCCGCTACCTCGACGGTGCCCAGGACATGAAAATAGCAGTCACCGTGAAACCCTGCGACGCCATGACCATGGTTGAACTCATGAAACGAGAAAAGGTCAACGCAGACAACGTTATAATGGTCGGTTTAAACTGCGGAGGCACCATGCCCCCAGTTAAAGGTCGCCAGATGATGGAAGAGTTCTACGAAGTAGACCCTGACTCCGTGGTCAAAGAAGAAATCGCCAAAGGTAAACTCATCGTGGAAACTGAAGACGGCACGGAAAAAGAAATCCCCATCGACGAATTAGAAGATGAGGGATTCGGTAGGAGAACCAACTGCCGAAGATGTGAAGTCAACATCCCAAGAATGGCCGACCTGGCCTGCGGAAACTGGGGAGTTATCGGGCCTTTAGCTGGAAAAGCAACCTTCATCGAAGTGTGTTCCCCTAAAGGTGCTGAAGTCCTGGAAAAAGCCAAAGAAGCCGGAGTTATCGATTTAGAAGACCCAATTCCCAAAGGAATTGAAATACGTGAAAAAATCGATGGTGCAATGGTTAAACTGGCAGACAAATGGCAAGGTAACGATTGGGAAGACAAAGCTGGCAGAGAAATCTTTTCAGTGCTTACAGAGTACATGGACGACTTCTCCCGATGTCTTAAATGCTACGGATGCAGAGAAGCCTGCCCTATCTGTTACTGTGAAGACTGCTGTCTCGAAGCAAACAACGGTCCCGACTGGTTAAGTAAAGGAGAAATTCCCCCATCACCAATGTTCCACCTGGAACGAATGTTACACATGGTGGAATCCTGTACCAACTGTGGTCAGTGCGAAGAAGTCTGTCCTGGTGAAATACCACTAGCCAAGATCTGGCACGAAGTGAACGCCAAAATGAAAGACACCTTTGGCTACGTCAAAGGAACTGGTGATGAAAAACCACCAATCGCCTACTTCCCCGTGGGAAAATAA
- a CDS encoding carboxymuconolactone decarboxylase family protein, translated as MEKELPKHYKSIRSRYEEYGRALSELGKTIKESGPIDNKTAHLIQLGGAAAIRSEGGVHSHARRALEAGASPDEVYHSVLLLTSVIGFPNVAAAISWIDDIVLDK; from the coding sequence ATGGAAAAGGAACTTCCAAAACATTATAAAAGTATTAGAAGTCGTTACGAAGAATATGGTCGGGCTTTAAGTGAACTGGGGAAAACTATAAAGGAATCAGGCCCCATTGATAATAAAACAGCCCATTTAATTCAGTTAGGTGGCGCAGCAGCCATAAGATCCGAAGGAGGAGTTCACAGCCATGCCCGAAGAGCCCTGGAAGCTGGGGCGTCCCCTGACGAAGTATACCACAGTGTTCTCTTATTAACCAGTGTTATAGGGTTCCCTAACGTGGCAGCAGCCATATCCTGGATTGATGACATAGTATTAGATAAATAA
- the fdhD gene encoding formate dehydrogenase accessory sulfurtransferase FdhD: MNKMYKKVNIVKVNQDVQHTDDVVAIDTKMKLFVNGSKLGEFYLSPRDLEDFVLGYLLDERYIETREDVKNISVNDLNIEVELITDQPVERDNLACYDGWVHQDQELVKVNSDFKVERSQVMDSFDLLIQKAEVWSKTGGTHVAALVGEGKFIVREDVSRHVAVDKVIGAGLMAEIDFSQSFIVCSGRIPPDRVVKLANVGIPIMVTKAAPTIEGLKIGENAGITLIGFLRNGRFNIYTHPHRIIL; this comes from the coding sequence ATGAATAAAATGTACAAAAAAGTCAATATTGTCAAGGTTAACCAGGATGTCCAGCACACCGACGATGTGGTGGCCATTGATACCAAGATGAAACTATTTGTAAACGGCTCTAAACTGGGAGAATTTTACCTGAGCCCCCGTGACCTGGAAGACTTCGTCTTGGGCTACCTGCTGGATGAAAGATATATTGAAACCAGGGAAGACGTGAAAAACATCAGCGTGAATGATTTGAATATTGAAGTAGAGTTAATCACCGATCAGCCGGTTGAAAGGGATAATCTGGCCTGTTACGATGGATGGGTTCACCAGGACCAGGAACTGGTTAAGGTAAATTCTGATTTTAAAGTGGAAAGAAGCCAGGTAATGGATTCCTTTGATCTTCTAATTCAGAAAGCCGAAGTATGGTCCAAGACCGGAGGAACACATGTGGCTGCTCTGGTGGGGGAAGGCAAATTCATTGTTCGAGAAGATGTCAGCCGCCATGTAGCAGTTGATAAAGTTATTGGGGCCGGTTTAATGGCCGAAATTGACTTTTCACAGAGTTTCATTGTGTGCAGTGGCCGGATACCACCAGATCGAGTAGTTAAACTGGCCAATGTAGGCATACCCATCATGGTAACCAAAGCCGCACCCACCATAGAGGGCTTGAAGATAGGCGAAAACGCAGGCATAACTCTGATTGGTTTCTTAAGAAACGGTAGATTCAATATTTACACCCATCCCCATCGTATTATACTCTGA
- the hxlB gene encoding 6-phospho-3-hexuloisomerase, which yields MILKDAIQEIVDNVLSVTEELDPKNIEDMTELLQTSKNVFVMGLGRSGLVARAFAMRLMHLGISVYVVGETTTPALSSKDCLLAISGSGETFSIISAANIAHKRGTKIIAVTSYVDSTLGEMADLVVHIKGRTKIDSEKNYITRQMNGKHQSLSPMGTLFEVTSLIFLDSLIAQLMLEMEITEEDMKARHTVIE from the coding sequence TTGATTCTCAAAGATGCTATACAAGAAATAGTGGATAATGTACTATCGGTTACTGAAGAACTTGACCCTAAGAACATTGAAGACATGACTGAGCTATTACAAACCTCAAAAAATGTTTTTGTAATGGGGTTGGGACGTTCTGGTCTGGTGGCCCGGGCTTTCGCCATGCGCCTCATGCACCTGGGAATTAGTGTTTATGTGGTGGGAGAAACCACTACTCCTGCTTTAAGCAGTAAGGATTGTCTTCTGGCTATTTCTGGTTCAGGTGAAACCTTCAGCATTATCAGCGCGGCCAACATTGCCCATAAAAGGGGAACCAAAATTATTGCGGTTACCTCTTACGTGGATTCTACACTAGGAGAAATGGCGGACCTGGTAGTCCATATAAAGGGACGTACTAAAATTGATTCTGAAAAGAACTACATAACCAGGCAGATGAACGGTAAACACCAGTCTTTATCGCCTATGGGAACTCTCTTCGAGGTAACCAGTTTGATATTCCTGGACAGCCTCATAGCTCAGTTAATGTTGGAAATGGAAATAACTGAAGAAGATATGAAGGCCAGGCACACCGTTATTGAATAA
- a CDS encoding LysR family transcriptional regulator, whose translation MKFHPSLNLKIKGETFNYRLFEALAEITSTWSQREAAKKLGISHAVLNRRIRNAEDKLGFKLVETTGAGSGLTPQGMVILEEYQRYLKRLNEREVPLICGGPVATGLMDRLLRNYGLEAEIHTTDDLNAIKMAEMDLVDILVLDDPVHAFMYELDLIPLARDDLVLVSDGEYFNTVDELNGRNFVEVIHSAQRLAWNTLDQLRVDYEITEVCSSPHNALKSVKNENLLTFQNRSFMFPFTNSFAVSDILTRDTSHVVGMVLYNQNDEIKDFSNFIQGRGQKIIQEWGFKRID comes from the coding sequence ATGAAGTTTCATCCCAGTTTAAACCTAAAAATAAAGGGTGAAACATTTAATTACCGGCTTTTTGAAGCTTTAGCCGAGATCACCTCCACATGGTCCCAGAGAGAAGCTGCTAAGAAGTTGGGAATATCACACGCAGTTTTAAATCGTCGAATTAGGAATGCAGAAGATAAACTGGGATTTAAACTGGTAGAGACAACCGGAGCAGGATCCGGTCTCACTCCCCAGGGGATGGTAATCCTGGAGGAATACCAGCGTTATTTGAAACGTTTAAATGAAAGAGAGGTGCCCCTAATCTGTGGGGGGCCAGTGGCCACTGGTTTAATGGACCGGCTATTGCGTAACTACGGTCTGGAGGCAGAGATCCACACCACCGATGATCTTAACGCCATTAAAATGGCTGAAATGGACCTAGTTGATATTCTGGTTTTAGATGACCCGGTGCATGCTTTCATGTATGAACTGGACTTAATACCCCTAGCCAGGGATGATCTGGTGTTGGTATCTGACGGTGAATACTTCAACACCGTGGATGAACTTAACGGCCGGAATTTTGTGGAAGTCATCCATTCTGCCCAGCGTCTAGCATGGAACACCCTGGATCAGTTGCGTGTGGACTATGAAATCACGGAAGTGTGCAGTTCACCACATAATGCTCTTAAATCCGTGAAAAATGAAAATCTCTTAACCTTCCAGAACCGGAGTTTCATGTTTCCCTTCACCAACTCCTTTGCTGTTTCTGACATCCTGACCCGGGACACCAGCCATGTAGTAGGAATGGTGCTCTACAATCAGAATGATGAAATAAAAGATTTTTCCAATTTCATACAGGGAAGGGGACAGAAAATCATTCAGGAGTGGGGTTTTAAGAGAATTGACTAA
- a CDS encoding carbohydrate kinase family protein, with protein sequence MREKRDLLSIGHTAFDYIIQVNEFPLPNSATTINKMRTFHGGAAANVAVVASSLGLKSSLISAVGGDFLGSAYQDQLKNLKINVDNMILVEEDKTPTAFVLTDENDDQIFYFYWGAATRFKESPVPIEGIRDAQAVHLATGDPTFNCKCGKFARENDKLISFDPGQDLHMYSSQDLLDVLQICDILFGNHHEIDRILKSINMGIDELRDYGPSIVVETRGRKGSVIYSTEKIVIDAVERDPTDPTGAGDSYRAGFLKSFLAGESLEYCGKLASSVSSFIVEAEGCQTNVPNLEMAEKRMEGYFK encoded by the coding sequence TTGAGGGAAAAAAGAGATTTACTGTCTATTGGACACACTGCATTTGATTACATAATTCAGGTTAACGAATTTCCATTACCTAACTCGGCCACTACCATTAATAAGATGCGTACTTTCCACGGGGGTGCTGCGGCCAATGTGGCTGTGGTGGCATCATCGTTAGGTCTGAAATCTTCACTTATATCTGCAGTTGGAGGGGATTTTTTAGGATCAGCCTACCAAGATCAGTTAAAAAACCTCAAAATCAACGTGGATAATATGATACTTGTTGAAGAGGATAAGACTCCCACTGCATTTGTCTTAACTGATGAAAACGATGATCAGATATTTTATTTCTACTGGGGAGCTGCTACCCGGTTCAAAGAATCTCCAGTCCCCATAGAAGGGATCAGGGATGCTCAGGCCGTACATTTAGCCACCGGTGACCCTACCTTTAACTGTAAATGTGGTAAATTCGCTCGAGAAAACGATAAACTCATATCATTTGACCCGGGACAGGACTTGCACATGTACTCCTCCCAGGACTTGTTGGATGTCCTCCAGATATGTGATATCCTCTTCGGGAACCATCATGAAATTGACCGTATTCTGAAAAGCATTAATATGGGAATTGACGAGCTGCGGGATTACGGTCCATCAATTGTGGTTGAAACCCGGGGCAGAAAGGGCAGTGTCATCTACTCCACTGAGAAGATTGTCATTGATGCCGTGGAACGTGACCCTACTGACCCTACTGGTGCGGGTGATTCTTACCGTGCCGGATTCCTTAAATCATTCTTGGCCGGGGAATCCCTGGAATACTGTGGGAAATTAGCCTCCTCTGTATCTTCATTCATAGTGGAAGCAGAAGGATGTCAGACCAATGTTCCTAACCTGGAAATGGCTGAAAAAAGAATGGAAGGCTATTTTAAGTAA
- the thiC gene encoding phosphomethylpyrimidine synthase — MTQMDDARKGIITEEMKSVAENENVDVEFIRKSVANGTIAIPSNHNREVKAVGIGAGLRTKVNATIGTSTDICDFDMEEEKAKIAMANNADTLMELSVGGDLDEIRRRILKVSDIPVGSVPVYQAAFETIREKGAAIYMDEDVMFKAIEKQAKDGIDFMAIHCSVNMETLKRLKRQGREGGLVSRGGALVSAWMVENEVENPLYKNFDYILEIAKEHDFVMSMANAMRAGAIADSTDRAGIQELIILGELIDRAREVGVQTIVEGPGHIPLNEIQANVTIQKKLCRGAPFYMLGPIVTDIAPAYDHIVSSIGASQSAAAGADFICYVTPAEHLALPGPEDVKMGVIASRIGAYVGDMAKGIHNGEKDLEMANARKKLNWEAQYNAAICPSDARAIRDARPPEDPDTCTMCGSYCAIKIVNEWLDEAPTEVFE, encoded by the coding sequence ATGACACAAATGGACGACGCAAGAAAAGGGATTATAACCGAAGAAATGAAATCCGTCGCAGAAAATGAAAATGTTGACGTTGAATTCATCAGAAAATCTGTAGCCAATGGTACCATTGCCATTCCCAGTAACCATAACCGGGAAGTGAAAGCCGTTGGTATTGGAGCTGGACTCCGGACCAAAGTCAACGCCACCATTGGAACTTCCACTGACATCTGTGACTTTGATATGGAAGAAGAAAAGGCCAAAATAGCCATGGCCAATAACGCTGATACTTTAATGGAACTTTCGGTGGGCGGAGACCTGGATGAGATCAGGAGAAGAATACTGAAAGTATCCGACATACCAGTGGGAAGTGTGCCGGTCTACCAGGCTGCCTTTGAAACAATCCGGGAAAAGGGTGCCGCCATTTACATGGACGAAGATGTAATGTTCAAGGCCATTGAAAAACAGGCAAAAGATGGTATTGACTTCATGGCCATCCACTGCAGTGTGAACATGGAAACCCTCAAACGTCTCAAAAGACAGGGACGTGAAGGTGGACTGGTGAGCCGTGGTGGAGCATTGGTATCTGCCTGGATGGTGGAAAACGAAGTGGAAAACCCACTTTACAAGAACTTCGATTACATCCTGGAGATCGCCAAGGAACACGACTTCGTAATGTCCATGGCCAACGCCATGAGAGCCGGAGCCATTGCTGACTCCACAGATCGAGCTGGAATTCAGGAACTCATCATACTGGGTGAATTAATCGACCGTGCCCGGGAAGTGGGTGTGCAGACCATTGTGGAAGGACCAGGTCACATACCACTTAACGAAATCCAGGCCAACGTAACCATACAGAAAAAACTGTGCCGCGGAGCTCCTTTCTACATGTTAGGACCAATCGTAACGGACATAGCACCGGCTTACGATCATATAGTGTCCTCCATAGGTGCCTCACAGTCTGCAGCTGCTGGAGCAGATTTCATCTGTTACGTTACCCCTGCTGAGCACCTGGCCCTCCCTGGACCAGAAGACGTGAAAATGGGAGTCATAGCCAGCCGTATAGGGGCCTACGTGGGTGACATGGCCAAGGGAATACACAACGGTGAAAAAGACCTGGAAATGGCCAACGCCCGTAAAAAACTCAACTGGGAAGCCCAGTACAACGCTGCCATCTGTCCTTCTGATGCTAGGGCAATAAGGGATGCTAGGCCACCAGAAGACCCTGACACCTGTACCATGTGCGGAAGTTACTGTGCCATAAAAATAGTGAATGAATGGCTGGATGAAGCCCCCACTGAAGTATTTGAATAA